A genomic window from Erythrobacter sp. BLCC-B19 includes:
- a CDS encoding DUF885 domain-containing protein, whose protein sequence is MTLRLALAVSTALLLTTAPAQAHGVTAPAAAQATGTNTAAPQTEHDKLFALFDDADARELALNPLSRLFRGEEDGADRLGDLLTDSAFLASRTDIKLNLALLAAIDRSKLDATDQLAYDVFLYTQSRALEGYSDEMRALTEVRPLNHFYGLHTFYPQFASGTGVAPFKTIQNYEDNLSRHDDYIAFIDRAIGKFREGMASGVVETKLTVEIMVTQLGTQLDTPVDDSMFMAPTKTFPDTIGDADRARLTAAYAAKTQEIYASNTRLRDFLKNEYLPAARDSIGLSQMKGGDKLYARLVEESTTLPLDPETIHQLGLTEVARIKADLEKLKKEVKFKGTLTQFFDYVRTDPKFQPKSREALTQSYYDIGKQVDAKIATLFSLVPKSPLEIRPYDPSTEKFEAGGSYQSGSADGTRPGVFYFNAYDLPSRLTPGNVTLYLHEGAPGHHFQISLAQENEALPAFMRYGGTNAYVEGWALYAETLGYEMGFYKDPWNRYGTLQDEQLRAMRLVVDTGIHAKGWTRDQAIAFMMDNSGMTRTEVIAEVDRYIAIPGQALGYKIGALKIQELRQRAAAKLGAKFDIKAFHEQVLNTGGLPLAVLEAKIDRWIASEAAK, encoded by the coding sequence ATGACCTTGCGCCTCGCCCTCGCCGTGTCGACGGCCTTGCTGCTCACCACCGCGCCGGCGCAGGCGCACGGCGTGACAGCGCCCGCGGCCGCGCAGGCGACCGGGACGAACACCGCCGCCCCGCAGACCGAACACGACAAGCTCTTTGCTCTGTTCGACGATGCCGACGCGCGCGAACTGGCGCTGAACCCGCTCTCGCGCCTGTTCCGGGGCGAGGAAGACGGCGCTGACCGGCTGGGCGACCTGCTGACCGATTCCGCCTTCCTTGCCAGCCGCACCGACATCAAGCTCAACCTCGCCCTGCTCGCCGCCATCGACCGCAGCAAGCTCGATGCGACCGATCAGCTGGCCTACGATGTGTTCCTCTACACTCAGAGCCGCGCGCTGGAGGGATATAGCGATGAAATGCGTGCGCTGACCGAAGTGCGCCCGCTCAATCACTTCTACGGGCTGCACACCTTCTACCCGCAATTTGCCAGCGGCACCGGGGTCGCCCCGTTCAAGACGATCCAGAATTACGAAGACAACCTCAGCCGCCACGATGATTACATCGCCTTCATCGACCGCGCGATCGGCAAGTTCCGCGAAGGAATGGCCTCGGGCGTGGTCGAGACCAAGCTGACGGTCGAGATCATGGTCACCCAGCTGGGCACGCAGCTCGACACTCCGGTCGATGATTCGATGTTCATGGCGCCGACCAAGACCTTCCCCGACACCATCGGCGATGCCGATCGCGCGCGCCTCACCGCCGCCTATGCGGCCAAGACGCAGGAAATCTACGCTTCCAACACGCGGCTTCGGGACTTCCTCAAGAACGAATATCTTCCCGCCGCGCGTGACAGCATCGGCCTGTCGCAGATGAAGGGGGGCGACAAGCTCTATGCCCGGCTGGTCGAGGAATCGACCACCTTGCCGCTCGACCCTGAAACGATCCACCAGCTCGGCCTTACCGAAGTCGCGCGGATCAAGGCCGATCTGGAAAAGCTCAAGAAGGAAGTGAAGTTCAAGGGCACCCTCACCCAGTTCTTCGACTATGTCCGCACCGATCCCAAGTTCCAGCCCAAGAGCCGCGAAGCGCTGACGCAATCCTATTACGACATCGGCAAGCAGGTCGACGCGAAGATCGCCACGTTGTTCTCGCTGGTGCCCAAGTCGCCGCTGGAAATCCGGCCCTATGATCCCTCAACCGAAAAGTTCGAGGCGGGCGGTTCCTATCAGTCGGGCTCGGCCGATGGCACGCGGCCGGGGGTGTTCTACTTCAACGCCTATGACCTGCCGAGCCGCCTGACCCCGGGCAACGTCACGCTCTACCTCCACGAAGGCGCGCCGGGGCACCACTTCCAGATCAGTCTTGCTCAGGAGAACGAGGCGCTGCCCGCCTTCATGCGGTATGGCGGCACCAATGCCTATGTCGAAGGCTGGGCGCTCTACGCCGAAACGCTGGGCTATGAGATGGGCTTCTACAAGGATCCGTGGAACCGCTACGGCACCTTGCAGGACGAACAGCTGCGCGCGATGCGGCTGGTGGTGGATACCGGCATCCACGCCAAGGGCTGGACGCGCGATCAGGCGATCGCCTTCATGATGGACAATTCTGGCATGACCCGCACCGAAGTGATTGCCGAGGTTGACCGCTATATCGCCATCCCCGGACAGGCGCTCGGCTACAAGATCGGCGCGCTCAAGATCCAGGAGCTGCGCCAGCGCGCGGCGGCCAAGCTGGGTGCGAAGTTCGACATCAAGGCCTTCCACGAGCAGGTGCTGAACACCGGCGGCCTGCCGCTCGCCGTGCTGGAAGCCAAGATCGACCGCTGGATCGCATCCGAAGCGGCGAAATAG
- a CDS encoding carotenoid oxygenase family protein, producing MQITRHPPVKTSLEPSNHPYLTGPWTPCHEEVDVPELRVIEGAIPADIDGIYLRNTENQVHQPLGRHHPFDGDAMIHQVSISGGKASYRNRFVRTHCFEAEQIAGRSLWGGLMDPWGTSVRPGFGAHGGLKDTGSTDIIVHAGTAYATLYQCGEAWMLDPVTLGSRGKAPWVPLDGISAHPKVDEGTGEMMFFNYSKHAPFMHYGVVDRTGALVHYVPIPLPGPRLPHDMAITPNWSILNDMPLFWDEELLERNIHAARLHPGVPTRFALIPRHGQPQDIRWFEAAPTYVLHWTNAWEEGDEVILEGYHQAKPMPDPLEEMGRYSHMMAYVDEHSFQSRLHRWRFNLKTGETREERLSDKIVEFGMINPRYAMHKSRYVWSTTTRPGWFLFNGYVRHDTETGEEQVYRLPEGVYASESPMIPSKGATAEDSGYLVTFLIDENTGTSECAILDAADVTKGPICRLALPHKISSGTHSVWVEHDQLRKDAAFHRERFAAA from the coding sequence ATGCAGATCACGCGCCATCCGCCGGTGAAAACCTCGCTGGAGCCGTCGAACCACCCCTATCTGACCGGGCCGTGGACGCCCTGCCATGAAGAGGTCGACGTGCCCGAACTGCGGGTGATCGAAGGGGCGATCCCTGCCGACATCGACGGCATCTATCTGCGCAACACCGAAAACCAGGTGCACCAGCCACTTGGGCGTCATCACCCTTTCGACGGCGATGCGATGATCCATCAGGTCAGCATTTCAGGCGGCAAGGCGAGCTATCGCAACCGCTTCGTGCGCACCCATTGCTTCGAGGCCGAGCAGATCGCGGGTCGCAGTCTGTGGGGCGGGTTGATGGACCCGTGGGGCACCAGTGTCCGGCCCGGATTCGGCGCGCATGGGGGGCTGAAGGACACAGGCTCGACCGACATCATCGTTCACGCCGGCACCGCCTATGCCACACTCTACCAGTGCGGCGAGGCGTGGATGCTCGATCCCGTGACATTGGGCAGCCGCGGCAAGGCACCGTGGGTGCCGCTCGACGGCATCTCGGCCCACCCCAAGGTCGACGAGGGGACAGGGGAGATGATGTTCTTCAACTACTCCAAGCACGCGCCTTTCATGCATTACGGGGTGGTCGATCGCACCGGGGCGCTGGTGCATTACGTGCCCATCCCCCTGCCCGGCCCGCGCCTGCCGCATGATATGGCGATCACGCCCAATTGGTCGATCCTCAACGATATGCCGCTGTTCTGGGACGAGGAATTGCTGGAGCGGAACATCCATGCCGCCCGCCTCCACCCCGGCGTGCCGACCCGCTTTGCGCTGATCCCGCGCCATGGCCAGCCGCAGGACATCCGCTGGTTCGAGGCCGCGCCGACCTATGTCCTCCACTGGACCAATGCGTGGGAAGAGGGCGACGAGGTGATCCTCGAAGGCTATCATCAGGCCAAGCCGATGCCCGATCCGCTCGAGGAAATGGGCCGCTACAGCCACATGATGGCTTACGTGGACGAGCACTCCTTCCAGAGCCGCCTCCACCGCTGGCGCTTCAACCTCAAGACCGGCGAGACCCGCGAAGAGCGCCTGTCGGACAAGATCGTCGAATTCGGGATGATCAATCCGCGCTACGCCATGCACAAAAGCCGCTACGTCTGGTCGACCACCACCCGGCCCGGCTGGTTCCTGTTCAACGGCTATGTCCGCCACGACACCGAGACCGGCGAAGAACAGGTCTATCGCCTGCCCGAGGGGGTCTATGCGAGCGAAAGCCCGATGATCCCCAGCAAGGGCGCGACCGCTGAAGACTCCGGCTACCTCGTCACCTTCCTGATCGACGAGAACACCGGCACGTCCGAATGTGCGATCCTCGATGCAGCGGACGTCACCAAAGGCCCGATCTGCCGCCTTGCCCTGCCGCACAAGATCTCTTCGGGCACCCATTCTGTGTGGGTTGAACATGATCAGCTGCGCAAGGATGCCGCCTTCCACCGGGAGCGGTTCGCCGCGGCCTGA
- a CDS encoding universal stress protein — protein sequence MKSILLHIDHDTAMKARLQVALDVARATNGHVTCLQAVSYEVFAPGDFYGSAIAAAMPVIKENAEKLRSQIEAELEHEGVPWDWRFVYGIAPHRLLEASPLADLVILGPAEVGYDGRGPSALVGDVVLKAHAPVLVVPQDAVALDLGAPMLVAWNGSAESAHALRAAVPLLACSCKVTLASITEPSEKSRYDFPSTDGAKYLSRHGIDCEVVEIPRGEANIADTLFAAAQMRECGLLVMGAYGHSRLAELVMGGVTRRMLSAPKLPVLLAH from the coding sequence ATGAAATCGATCCTGCTCCACATCGACCACGACACCGCAATGAAAGCGCGCCTGCAAGTCGCGCTCGATGTCGCCCGTGCCACCAACGGCCATGTTACCTGCCTCCAGGCCGTGAGCTACGAGGTCTTCGCGCCGGGCGATTTCTACGGCTCGGCGATTGCCGCAGCGATGCCGGTGATTAAGGAGAACGCTGAAAAGCTGCGCAGCCAGATCGAAGCGGAGCTGGAACACGAAGGCGTGCCGTGGGACTGGCGCTTTGTCTATGGCATCGCCCCGCACCGCCTGCTCGAAGCCTCGCCACTGGCTGATCTCGTGATCCTTGGCCCTGCCGAGGTCGGGTATGACGGGCGCGGGCCTTCCGCGCTGGTGGGCGATGTGGTGCTCAAGGCGCACGCACCCGTGCTGGTGGTGCCGCAGGATGCGGTCGCGCTCGATCTCGGCGCGCCGATGCTGGTGGCGTGGAACGGTTCGGCGGAAAGCGCCCACGCCCTGCGCGCGGCGGTGCCGCTGCTCGCCTGTTCGTGCAAGGTGACGCTCGCCAGCATCACCGAGCCATCCGAAAAGTCGCGTTACGATTTCCCCTCGACCGACGGGGCGAAATACCTGTCGCGCCACGGGATCGACTGCGAAGTGGTCGAAATCCCGCGTGGGGAGGCGAACATTGCCGACACGCTGTTTGCAGCTGCGCAAATGCGTGAATGCGGGCTGCTGGTGATGGGAGCCTATGGCCATTCCCGCCTCGCCGAACTGGTGATGGGCGGGGTCACGCGCCGGATGCTGAGCGCGCCGAAGCTGCCGGTGCTGCTGGCGCATTAG
- a CDS encoding acyl-CoA thioesterase, which yields MTDTPTREQLVAGLIRLLTVEKRASDVYAGPPQADGIGRVFGGQVLAQALQAAQASVTDGKCAHSLHAYFLRGGREGAGIEYRIARDFDGRSFANRRVVASQEGEDGTPVPILNLTASFQLPEEGLEHIDSPMPDVPGPEDLRPDMEQRRAIAERLGDRMSEQQRRMMLRPRPIEMRTVDALHWMNKEPRAPRAHTWFRVCAPITGTDDTPELHRAIITYASDYTLLGTSALPHGLSWMRGELVGASLDHALWFHREARADEWLLYATDAPWSGGGRGFNRGRIFNLAGELVASVAQEGMMRRKVKG from the coding sequence ATGACTGATACGCCGACCCGGGAACAGCTCGTTGCAGGCCTGATCCGCCTGCTCACCGTCGAAAAGCGCGCCTCGGATGTCTATGCCGGGCCGCCGCAAGCCGACGGGATCGGGCGGGTGTTCGGCGGTCAGGTGCTGGCGCAGGCGCTGCAGGCGGCGCAGGCGAGCGTCACCGACGGCAAGTGCGCCCACTCGCTCCACGCCTATTTCCTGCGCGGCGGGCGCGAAGGTGCGGGGATCGAATACCGCATCGCGCGCGACTTCGACGGGCGCAGCTTCGCCAATCGCCGGGTCGTCGCCTCGCAGGAGGGCGAGGACGGCACACCAGTGCCGATCCTCAACCTCACCGCCAGCTTCCAGCTGCCCGAAGAGGGGCTCGAACACATCGATTCGCCGATGCCCGATGTTCCCGGCCCCGAAGATCTGCGCCCCGACATGGAGCAGCGCCGCGCAATCGCCGAGCGGCTGGGCGATCGGATGAGCGAGCAGCAGCGCCGCATGATGCTGCGCCCGCGCCCGATCGAGATGCGCACGGTCGATGCGCTGCATTGGATGAACAAGGAACCGCGCGCGCCGCGGGCGCATACCTGGTTCCGGGTCTGCGCGCCGATCACCGGCACTGACGATACGCCCGAACTGCACCGCGCAATCATCACCTATGCCAGCGACTACACCCTGCTCGGCACCAGCGCGCTGCCCCACGGCCTCAGCTGGATGCGGGGAGAACTGGTCGGCGCGAGCCTCGACCACGCCTTGTGGTTTCACCGTGAGGCTCGGGCCGACGAATGGCTGCTCTATGCCACTGACGCCCCCTGGAGCGGCGGTGGGCGCGGGTTCAACCGCGGGCGCATCTTTAACCTTGCTGGCGAACTCGTGGCGAGCGTCGCGCAGGAAGGCATGATGCGGCGGAAGGTGAAGGGGTAA
- a CDS encoding cupin-like domain-containing protein — translation MNAPAHFADALPATVFDRPARRRFAAHYPERPHILTHALTSHPLLEIEALAQLAEQLPLSSVEYNRGDLPIGVDGKPGSNGMTIAETIRKVAEAESWAVLKNIEQVPVYHDLLLGLLEEIRPEIEAATGAMLTPQGFIFVSSPNSVTPYHFDPEHNILLQIRGSKVMTQFPAGDTRFVPDEAHETYHSGGPRELKWDDSFLQHGTEFPLAPGEALFVPVMAPHFVRNGPAPSVSLSITWRSEWSYRESDARIFNAILREKGLRPAAPGRWPQQNYAKAYAFRVMRRLGLTGN, via the coding sequence ATGAACGCTCCTGCCCACTTTGCTGACGCTCTGCCCGCGACGGTGTTTGACCGGCCTGCGCGCCGCCGCTTTGCCGCGCATTATCCCGAACGGCCGCACATCCTGACGCACGCCCTTACGAGCCATCCGCTGCTGGAGATCGAGGCACTAGCGCAGCTGGCTGAACAGCTGCCGCTCAGCAGCGTCGAATACAACCGCGGCGATCTGCCGATCGGGGTTGACGGCAAGCCCGGCTCCAACGGGATGACCATTGCCGAGACCATCCGCAAGGTCGCCGAGGCGGAAAGCTGGGCGGTGCTCAAGAACATCGAGCAGGTGCCCGTCTATCACGATCTGCTGCTCGGCCTGCTCGAGGAAATCCGCCCCGAGATCGAGGCTGCAACCGGCGCGATGCTGACGCCGCAGGGGTTCATCTTCGTCTCCAGCCCCAATTCGGTCACGCCCTATCACTTCGATCCGGAGCACAACATCCTGCTCCAGATCCGGGGCAGCAAGGTGATGACCCAGTTCCCCGCAGGCGACACGCGTTTCGTGCCGGACGAGGCCCACGAGACCTACCATTCGGGCGGCCCGCGCGAGTTGAAGTGGGACGACAGCTTCCTGCAACACGGCACCGAATTCCCCCTCGCGCCCGGCGAGGCGCTGTTCGTGCCGGTGATGGCGCCGCACTTTGTCAGGAACGGCCCCGCGCCGTCGGTATCGCTGTCGATCACCTGGCGCAGCGAGTGGAGCTACCGCGAAAGCGATGCGCGCATCTTCAACGCGATCCTGCGCGAGAAGGGCTTGCGTCCCGCAGCGCCGGGTCGCTGGCCGCAGCAGAACTACGCCAAGGCCTATGCATTTCGCGTGATGCGTCGTTTGGGTTTGACCGGAAACTGA
- a CDS encoding GNAT family N-acetyltransferase: protein MDMARADSFRTSGSAGTAPTALPHGELRLLTAEELAEPAFLAQWERLVARASEPNPFFEPWFLLPSLAQWGAADRVVTKAWFHEGRLAGLLPVVRSAKYYGHVVTHATGWLHANAFCGTPLVAVGLEDAFWTDILAHFDRRARRALFLHLPLMSVEGPVGAALDRALARSPRVHYTVAEEARALLTGDCDAATYLEAAMSAKKRKELRRQHNRLAEEGVLAFERVEGDAGLADWTAEFLALEAAGWKGEAGSALANAPDTRALFEQSLAGAAAAGRLERLALRIDGRAVAMLVNFITPPGAYSFKTAFDEAFARFSPGMLLQLENLALLERADVQWADSCAVEGHPMIERLWRDRRRVVSRNIAIGGPLRRAAFRLLMAWETRSRTR, encoded by the coding sequence ATGGACATGGCACGTGCGGACAGTTTTCGCACCAGCGGCAGCGCAGGCACTGCGCCGACCGCATTGCCGCATGGTGAGTTGCGCCTGCTGACGGCTGAAGAACTGGCCGAACCCGCCTTCCTCGCCCAGTGGGAACGGCTGGTGGCCCGCGCGTCAGAGCCCAATCCCTTCTTCGAGCCGTGGTTCCTGCTGCCCTCGCTGGCACAATGGGGCGCGGCCGACCGCGTGGTGACCAAGGCATGGTTCCACGAGGGGCGGCTGGCTGGCCTGCTGCCGGTGGTGCGCAGCGCCAAATATTACGGCCATGTCGTGACCCATGCGACGGGCTGGCTGCACGCCAACGCCTTTTGCGGCACGCCGCTGGTCGCCGTGGGCCTTGAGGACGCCTTCTGGACCGACATCCTCGCCCACTTCGACCGCCGCGCCCGGCGCGCGCTGTTCCTGCACCTGCCGCTGATGTCGGTCGAAGGCCCGGTCGGCGCAGCGCTTGACCGCGCGCTCGCGCGCAGCCCCCGCGTCCACTACACCGTCGCCGAGGAAGCCCGCGCACTGCTCACCGGCGATTGCGACGCAGCGACCTATCTCGAAGCGGCGATGTCCGCCAAGAAGCGCAAGGAACTGCGCCGCCAGCACAATCGCCTTGCCGAAGAAGGCGTGCTCGCCTTCGAGCGGGTCGAGGGGGATGCGGGGCTTGCCGATTGGACGGCGGAATTCCTCGCGCTGGAGGCGGCGGGCTGGAAGGGCGAGGCGGGCTCGGCGCTCGCCAATGCGCCCGACACCCGCGCGCTGTTCGAACAGTCGCTGGCAGGCGCGGCGGCGGCCGGGCGGCTCGAACGGCTGGCGCTCAGGATCGACGGGCGCGCCGTCGCGATGCTGGTCAATTTCATCACCCCGCCGGGCGCCTACAGCTTCAAGACCGCCTTCGACGAAGCCTTTGCGCGCTTCTCTCCGGGGATGCTGCTCCAGCTGGAAAACCTTGCGCTGCTGGAACGGGCGGACGTGCAATGGGCCGATAGCTGCGCGGTCGAAGGCCACCCGATGATCGAACGCCTGTGGCGCGACCGTCGCCGCGTGGTGAGCCGCAATATCGCCATCGGCGGCCCGCTGCGGCGCGCTGCCTTCCGCCTGCTGATGGCCTGGGAAACCCGATCGAGGACACGCTGA
- a CDS encoding sodium-translocating pyrophosphatase, whose amino-acid sequence MNLLLISIGLGVLAIVYGIVTSSQVLSASAGNARMQEIAAAIQEGAQAYLNRQYTTIAIVGVVVAAIVAFALGTTAVIGFVTGAVLSGVAGYIGMNISVRSNVRTAQAASEGLQAGLTLAFRAGAITGMLVAGLALLAIAVFFAAMIGPMGLTPSSRAVIDGLVGLAFGASLISIFARLGGGIFTKAADVGADLVGKVEAGIPEDDPRNPAVIADNVGDNVGDCAGMAADLFETYVVTVGATMVLTALLLTDLGEMLLPMMALPLLIGGVCIVTSILGTYFVRLGGGTNVMGAMYKGFIVTALTSIPAIYGVMTYALGDMKREIGGGSEDVTQIIDPATGETITQTTITMGFSGMSLFLCALLGLAITGLIIWITEYYTGTKYRPVRSIAKASETGHGTNVIQGLAISLEATALPTLVIVAGIIIAYGLAGLMGIAYAATAMLALAGMVVALDAYGPVTDNAGGIAEMSGLDDSVREKTDLLDAVGNTTKAVTKGYAIGSAGLGALVLFAAYTTDLRTFFPDADVDFSLENPFVIVGLLLGALLPYLFGAMGMTAVGRAAGDVVVDVREQFRTNPGIMEGTSKPDYARTVDLVTKAAIKEMIIPSLLPVLAPVVVYFVITAIAGQDNGFAALGALLLGVIVGGLFVALSMTAGGGAWDNAKKYIEDGNHGGKGSEAHKAAVTGDTVGDPYKDTAGPAVNPMIKITNIVALLLLAALAHGAA is encoded by the coding sequence GTGAATCTATTGCTCATTTCGATTGGGCTGGGGGTGCTTGCCATTGTCTATGGCATCGTCACCAGCTCGCAGGTGCTGAGTGCCAGCGCCGGCAATGCGCGGATGCAGGAGATTGCCGCCGCCATTCAGGAAGGCGCGCAGGCCTACCTGAACCGCCAATACACCACCATCGCCATCGTCGGTGTCGTCGTCGCCGCGATTGTCGCCTTTGCGCTGGGCACGACCGCCGTGATCGGCTTCGTCACCGGCGCGGTGCTTTCGGGCGTGGCGGGCTATATCGGCATGAATATCTCGGTGCGTTCGAACGTGCGCACCGCGCAGGCGGCCTCCGAGGGGCTGCAGGCGGGCCTCACCCTCGCCTTCCGCGCAGGCGCGATCACCGGGATGCTCGTGGCGGGCCTCGCGCTCCTCGCAATCGCGGTGTTCTTTGCCGCGATGATCGGGCCGATGGGGCTGACCCCGTCGAGCCGCGCTGTGATCGACGGGCTGGTCGGCCTTGCCTTCGGCGCCTCGCTGATCTCGATCTTCGCGCGTCTGGGTGGCGGCATCTTCACCAAGGCGGCAGACGTGGGCGCGGACCTTGTCGGCAAGGTCGAGGCCGGCATCCCCGAGGATGATCCGCGCAACCCGGCGGTGATCGCGGACAACGTGGGCGACAATGTCGGCGACTGCGCCGGGATGGCCGCCGACCTGTTCGAGACCTACGTCGTGACCGTCGGCGCGACCATGGTGCTGACCGCGCTGCTGCTCACCGATCTGGGCGAGATGCTGCTGCCGATGATGGCGCTGCCGCTGCTGATCGGCGGCGTGTGCATCGTCACCTCGATCCTTGGCACCTACTTCGTGCGCCTGGGCGGCGGAACCAATGTGATGGGGGCCATGTACAAGGGCTTCATCGTCACCGCGCTGACCTCGATTCCCGCCATCTATGGCGTGATGACCTATGCGTTGGGCGACATGAAGCGCGAGATCGGCGGCGGCTCGGAAGATGTGACGCAGATCATCGACCCGGCCACCGGCGAGACCATCACCCAGACCACGATCACGATGGGCTTTTCGGGCATGAGCCTGTTCCTGTGCGCCCTGCTGGGCCTTGCGATCACCGGGCTCATCATCTGGATCACCGAGTATTACACCGGCACCAAGTATCGCCCGGTGCGCTCGATCGCCAAGGCTTCGGAGACGGGCCACGGCACCAACGTGATCCAGGGCCTCGCGATCAGCCTTGAGGCGACCGCGCTGCCGACGCTGGTTATCGTCGCGGGCATCATCATCGCCTATGGCCTCGCCGGCCTCATGGGGATTGCCTATGCGGCAACCGCGATGCTGGCACTCGCCGGCATGGTCGTGGCGCTCGACGCCTATGGCCCGGTGACCGACAACGCAGGCGGGATCGCCGAAATGTCGGGTCTCGACGATAGCGTGCGCGAGAAGACCGACCTTCTGGACGCGGTGGGCAACACCACCAAGGCCGTGACCAAGGGCTATGCCATCGGTTCGGCGGGCCTCGGCGCGCTGGTGCTGTTTGCGGCCTACACCACCGATCTTCGCACCTTCTTCCCGGATGCGGATGTCGACTTCAGCCTCGAAAACCCCTTTGTGATCGTCGGCCTGCTGCTCGGCGCGTTGCTCCCCTACCTGTTCGGGGCGATGGGCATGACCGCGGTCGGCCGTGCGGCGGGCGACGTGGTGGTGGATGTGCGCGAGCAGTTCCGCACCAATCCGGGGATCATGGAAGGCACCTCCAAGCCCGACTATGCCCGCACCGTCGACCTCGTCACCAAGGCGGCGATCAAGGAGATGATCATCCCCTCGCTGCTGCCCGTGCTGGCGCCGGTGGTGGTGTATTTCGTGATCACCGCGATCGCCGGACAGGACAACGGCTTTGCGGCGCTGGGCGCGCTGCTGCTGGGCGTGATCGTGGGCGGGCTGTTCGTCGCGCTCTCGATGACCGCTGGCGGCGGGGCGTGGGACAACGCCAAGAAGTACATCGAGGACGGCAACCACGGCGGCAAGGGCAGTGAAGCCCACAAGGCCGCGGTGACGGGCGACACGGTCGGCGATCCCTACAAGGATACCGCTGGCCCGGCGGTCAACCCGATGATCAAGATCACGAACATCGTCGCGCTGCTGCTGCTCGCGGCGCTGGCACACGGGGCGGCGTAA
- the thiL gene encoding thiamine-phosphate kinase, whose translation MTETDFIAALRALPLHPGGRGLMDDCAVLTVGSETLVITHDMMAEGTHFRPDADMADVAWKLVVTNLSDLAAKGAAPVGVLLGHTLGRDDARFLEGLRAALETFDTPLLGGDTIGAAGARTLGLTAIGRATFTPVPARSGAQVGDEVWITGPVGRAMLGFAGDPEHLSAFNRPVPRLVEGLALAPQVSAMMDVSDGLLLDAFRMAEASGVTFALDPAAIPVGDPAQFEKSIRWGDDYELLFTAPPTANLPVPAHRIGIVALRGPAPLALGETVFSDPAHLGYRHG comes from the coding sequence ATGACTGAGACCGATTTCATCGCCGCCCTGCGCGCCCTGCCGCTCCACCCGGGCGGGCGCGGGTTGATGGATGATTGCGCCGTTCTGACAGTCGGCAGCGAAACCCTCGTCATCACTCACGACATGATGGCCGAGGGCACCCATTTCCGCCCCGATGCCGACATGGCGGATGTGGCATGGAAGCTGGTGGTGACCAACCTTTCAGACCTTGCCGCGAAGGGCGCGGCGCCGGTCGGCGTGCTGCTGGGTCACACACTGGGGCGCGATGATGCGCGGTTTCTCGAAGGCCTGCGCGCGGCGCTCGAGACTTTCGACACGCCGCTCCTCGGGGGTGACACCATCGGTGCCGCTGGAGCGCGCACCCTCGGCCTGACGGCCATTGGGCGGGCGACGTTCACCCCGGTTCCGGCAAGGAGCGGCGCACAGGTGGGCGACGAGGTGTGGATCACCGGCCCGGTCGGTCGCGCGATGCTCGGCTTTGCGGGCGATCCCGAACACCTTTCGGCCTTCAATCGCCCCGTGCCGCGCCTCGTCGAGGGCCTTGCGCTCGCCCCCCAGGTCAGCGCGATGATGGACGTCTCGGACGGCCTTCTGCTCGATGCCTTCCGCATGGCCGAGGCAAGCGGGGTGACCTTCGCGCTCGACCCGGCGGCGATCCCCGTCGGCGATCCCGCGCAATTCGAAAAGAGCATCCGCTGGGGTGATGATTACGAGCTGCTGTTCACCGCCCCGCCAACGGCCAACCTGCCTGTCCCTGCACACCGCATCGGCATCGTAGCCTTGCGCGGCCCTGCCCCCCTGGCTCTCGGCGAGACCGTGTTCAGCGATCCGGCACACCTCGGCTACCGCCACGGCTGA
- the nusB gene encoding transcription antitermination factor NusB, producing the protein MNHPARSQARSAARLAAVQALYQQHMEGTSLPRLLDEFHQHRLGRTIDEDAFDAAEYADAEVPFFDDVVRGVDARRDEIDALVASKLASGWSLARLDKTMLQILRAGAYELLARADVPSAVTINEYVEVAKAFFDDGQAKFVNGILDAVAKDARG; encoded by the coding sequence ATGAACCACCCCGCCCGCTCGCAAGCCCGTTCGGCTGCGCGTCTTGCCGCTGTTCAGGCGCTTTATCAGCAGCACATGGAGGGCACGTCGCTGCCCCGCCTGCTCGATGAATTCCACCAGCATCGCCTCGGCCGCACCATCGACGAGGACGCTTTCGACGCCGCCGAATATGCCGATGCCGAAGTGCCGTTTTTCGACGATGTGGTGCGCGGGGTCGATGCCCGCCGCGACGAGATCGACGCGCTGGTGGCAAGCAAGCTGGCAAGCGGGTGGAGCCTCGCGCGGCTCGACAAGACCATGCTGCAAATCCTGCGCGCGGGCGCTTACGAGCTGCTCGCCCGCGCCGATGTGCCTTCGGCCGTGACGATCAACGAATATGTCGAGGTCGCCAAGGCGTTCTTCGATGATGGGCAGGCCAAGTTCGTCAACGGCATCCTCGATGCGGTGGCCAAGGACGCGCGGGGCTAA